The Parashewanella spongiae genome has a window encoding:
- a CDS encoding IS110 family transposase: MKSTIVGVDLAKRVIQVCVYTNKAVRSNKEMTPNEFTEFLAKSKPMTVVFEACGTSNYWLQKALDFKHDAKLISAQLVASVRQNQKTDKNDALAIVQSAMLPEVNFVVGKSVKQQELQSIVRFRELCIKQKTALSNQLDGLLAEFNISTAKRNGGLKGAVESTLEDAENGCSDLFRQALDTAGKLYVETIESLAIYDDCLEQSISHHPECKKLLKIEGVGTINAINLYIALGCAELGQFKKGKDASACIGLTPLQHSSGGKTKLGSIGKYVKNSMLRSLLIAGAMSCVIQVVKREARTTKEKWLQGLVERRGKQCAAVALANKTVRTAFAMLTQGTEYRAELISAS; this comes from the coding sequence AAAGAAATGACACCTAACGAATTCACTGAATTTCTCGCTAAATCAAAACCGATGACGGTTGTATTTGAAGCATGTGGCACTTCAAATTATTGGCTGCAGAAAGCCTTAGATTTTAAGCATGATGCAAAGCTTATCTCTGCACAATTAGTTGCCTCCGTTAGACAAAATCAGAAAACAGATAAAAATGATGCTTTGGCTATTGTTCAGTCAGCTATGCTACCAGAAGTTAATTTTGTTGTTGGTAAGTCGGTTAAACAGCAAGAGTTACAATCCATAGTACGCTTTAGAGAGCTATGCATTAAGCAAAAAACAGCTCTTAGTAATCAACTTGACGGATTACTTGCTGAGTTCAATATCAGCACGGCTAAACGTAATGGCGGTTTAAAAGGTGCAGTTGAGTCAACACTCGAAGATGCTGAGAATGGGTGCTCCGATTTATTTAGGCAAGCATTAGATACTGCCGGGAAACTTTATGTCGAAACCATCGAATCACTTGCCATTTATGATGATTGTCTTGAACAATCTATCAGTCACCACCCAGAGTGCAAAAAATTACTAAAAATAGAGGGGGTGGGAACCATAAATGCCATCAACCTTTACATTGCATTAGGGTGTGCTGAGTTAGGTCAATTCAAAAAAGGGAAAGATGCTTCTGCATGTATTGGGTTAACACCTTTACAGCATTCCAGCGGTGGTAAGACAAAGCTAGGCTCTATAGGAAAGTATGTTAAAAACAGCATGCTTCGTAGTCTACTTATTGCTGGCGCAATGTCCTGCGTAATCCAAGTCGTGAAAAGAGAAGCTCGAACTACCAAAGAAAAGTGGTTACAAGGGCTAGTTGAACGACGTGGGAAGCAATGTGCCGCTGTAGCGCTAGCAAACAAAACGGTGAGAACGGCTTTCGCTATGTTAACCCAAGGAACGGAGTACAGAGCTGAATTGATTTCAGCCAGTTAA
- a CDS encoding IS4 family transposase, which yields MNTTTRQFFNDAPELLRRFAQTEEDELSSILTLQDLEDFQKDNTQRVRKYPACHTLSLFMKQVASENKSCRCTLISDARDQIAIGREKNSTITGPYCKARKRLSPESIKSLLKKSGKNLDEAIQGKYLWHGRRVLLTDGSTLSMPDTHENQAQFPQPKSQKEGLGFPQLRILVLISLGSGAVIDSAVSPCKGKGTGEQALLRSMQSDLKQGDIVLGDANFENYFVLVGLMGLGVDAVFEKNGARNVDFRTCEEKLGKRDGLFKLIRPSCPEWMTPEDYAQVPEELIVRMVGTKKRIIVTTLTDKEVYPKQDIIDLYVSRWHIELDFRSIKTMMKMDILRCGSPDMVRKEIDVHLLVYNMIRALMCRAAEKKRNIA from the coding sequence ATGAATACTACAACTCGCCAATTCTTCAATGATGCCCCAGAATTGTTACGTCGCTTTGCTCAAACGGAAGAAGATGAACTTTCTTCAATTCTCACTCTGCAAGATTTAGAAGATTTTCAAAAAGATAATACTCAAAGAGTACGCAAGTATCCCGCCTGCCACACACTTTCGCTTTTCATGAAGCAAGTAGCCAGTGAAAACAAGTCTTGTCGTTGCACACTAATCAGTGACGCTAGAGATCAAATTGCTATAGGTCGAGAGAAAAACAGCACAATTACAGGTCCCTACTGCAAAGCAAGAAAACGGTTATCTCCAGAGTCAATTAAATCGCTATTGAAGAAATCAGGAAAAAACTTAGATGAAGCGATTCAAGGGAAATACTTATGGCATGGCCGTAGAGTGCTATTAACTGACGGCTCAACACTATCTATGCCTGATACGCACGAGAACCAAGCCCAATTCCCTCAACCTAAATCACAAAAAGAAGGGCTGGGCTTTCCTCAGCTGCGGATTTTAGTGTTAATTTCTTTGGGAAGCGGTGCAGTCATTGACTCGGCTGTTTCACCTTGTAAAGGGAAAGGTACTGGCGAGCAGGCACTATTAAGAAGTATGCAGTCAGACTTGAAACAAGGCGACATTGTGCTGGGAGATGCTAATTTCGAAAACTACTTTGTTCTTGTAGGACTAATGGGTTTAGGCGTTGATGCTGTTTTCGAAAAAAACGGAGCCAGAAATGTCGATTTCAGAACCTGTGAAGAAAAGCTGGGTAAGCGAGATGGTTTATTTAAGCTAATTCGTCCATCCTGTCCAGAATGGATGACCCCAGAGGATTACGCTCAAGTGCCAGAAGAGCTTATCGTCAGAATGGTAGGAACAAAGAAACGTATCATTGTTACCACGCTCACGGATAAAGAAGTCTATCCGAAGCAAGATATTATTGATTTATACGTTTCACGATGGCATATCGAGTTGGATTTTAGGTCAATCAAGACCATGATGAAAATGGATATTTTAAGGTGTGGTAGTCCAGATATGGTGCGTAAGGAAATTG